In Falco cherrug isolate bFalChe1 chromosome 2, bFalChe1.pri, whole genome shotgun sequence, the following are encoded in one genomic region:
- the SMCO4 gene encoding single-pass membrane and coiled-coil domain-containing protein 4, with amino-acid sequence MRQLRGKPKKETSKDKKERKQAMQEARQQITTVVLPTLAVVVLLIVVFVYVATRPNTTE; translated from the coding sequence ATGAGGCAGCTAAGAGGAAAACCCAAAAAAGAGACCTCCAAAgataaaaaggagagaaaacaggcGATGCAAGAGGCTCGGCAACAAATCACCACAGTGGTGCTTCCCACCCTGGCTGTTGTAGTACTGCTGattgttgtttttgtttatgTAGCGACTCGTCCAAATACAACTGAATGA